The following proteins are encoded in a genomic region of Magallana gigas chromosome 1, xbMagGiga1.1, whole genome shotgun sequence:
- the LOC117685764 gene encoding uncharacterized protein F54H12.2-like: MCGMDNLELFQVPPTNIALEESKWMEYYPISSTLDSDTAPIEFDIQGQGDEYIDLSQTYLQIVCKFTKADGGNLTGLDGKSTPVNNIIHSLFSEIDLTLNGKIVTPGTDTYPYKAYLEKLLSYRPETLDSQMFACSLWEKDTAGHMDDCNTAAATLGKREYTVASDKITITPANMALSYQAGSQNDGLRKRYNVIENSKKITLIDRLYLDLFQQDKFIPNGVDIRLRLNRTKSDFYMMTNVGSTGKIKLLNVLLWVRKVRPTAAVLNTVNERLNVETAKYPLRRVDVKTFTIPTGTQSKISDHLFQGQMPKRIVLGLVANDAFNGTSNKNPFNFKNAKVKRLDVTINGETISTRPYEPDFENDLYLRSFLSLYQGLGKFGADWAPGISFDEYKDGYTLWCIDFTKDQEAQLDKFHLIETGNLRIEIQFAENTQETLNCLVYAEFDNVLEINKQREVSTDY, from the coding sequence ATGTGTGGGATGGACAATTTAGAATTGTTCCAGGTTCCCCCCACCAACATAGCCTTGGAAGAATCGAAATGGATGGAATATTATCCCATTTCCAGTACCCTCGATTCCGATACAGCTCCCATTGAATTCGATATTCAGGGGCAGGGAGACGAATACATAGATCTCTCACAGACCTATTTACAAATAGTTTGTAAATTCACCAAAGCCGATGGCGGTAATTTAACGGGATTAGATGGAAAATCCACTCCCGTGAATAACATCATACATTCTTTGTTCTCAGAAATCGATCTCACTCTGAATGGTAAAATCGTTACCCCAGGAACAGATACCTATCCTTACAAAGCCTATTTAGAGAAATTACTTTCTTACAGACCCGAAACCTTAGACTCTCAAATGTTTGCTTGCAGTCTGTGGGAAAAAGACACGGCAGGACATATGGATGATTGTAATACAGCGGCTGCAACTCTAGGTAAAAGAGAATATACTGTGGCTAGTGATAAAATCACCATAACTCCTGCAAATATGGCACTGTCCTACCAAGCAGGTTCTCAAAACGACGGGTTGAGAAAGCGCTACAATGTCATCGAGAACAGCAAAAAGATTACTTTAATCGATCGTCTGTATCTAGATCTCTTTCAACAGGACAAATTCATTCCCAACGGAGTAGATATTCGTTTGAGATTGAACCGAACGAAGTCTGATTTTTACATGATGACTAATGTAGGGAGTACaggaaaaataaaacttctgAACGTGTTACTGTGGGTCAGAAAAGTCAGACCTACTGCAGCCGTGTTAAATACTGTCAACGAGAGGTTGAACGTAGAAACGGCCAAGTATCCCCTAAGACGGGTAGACGTTAAAACGTTCACCATTCCTACAGGAACCCAATCCAAAATCAGCGATCATCTGTTTCAAGGGCAAATGCCAAAACGAATCGTTTTGGGCCTGGTAGCTAATGACGCTTTCAATGGCACATCCAACAAAAACCCGTTCAATTTCAAAAACGCCAAAGTCAAAAGATTAGATGTCACCATCAACGGAGAAACCATCAGTACCCGACCCTATGAGCCGGATTTCGAGAACGACTTGTATCTCAGATCCTTCTTGAGTCTGTATCAAGGACTGGGAAAATTCGGTGCCGATTGGGCCCCAGGAATTAGTTTCGACGAGTATAAAGACGGCTACACCTTGTGGTGTATAGATTTCACCAAAGATCAGGAGGCACAGCTAGACAAGTTTCATCTCATTGAAACAGGAAATTTGAGAATCGAAATTCAATTTGCAGAAAACACGCAAGAAACTCTGAATTGTTTAGTCTACGCTGAATTTGATAACGTGCTAGAAATCAACAAACAAAGAGAAGTCAGCACTGATTATTAA